The sequence CGTCGGATATGCGTcgtatgcaaatttttaaacgCTGAGAAAGGGTTTAAGCAGACAGTGGTCACTTTTTTTTCGTCGCAACCTCCCCGCTCCCCACcgtaagaaaataaaaaactgtAAGGTGTGTGTCCTTTCAATGATGGGACGCGTGAGACCCTGAATCTCTGGCTGTCAAAATGAGTCGGTGAATTAATCGGATCGAATTAATGAAAAGAATACAtcagttattattatttacaatatttaaaacaaaatatggAATTTCGCATAATTAAGAAGAACACATTTATCTAATATAGTCACTGTTATTTTTCGCTTCTAATAAAAGCAAGAATAGACTTAGTATAATTAGTTTAACTGTTCATCATAAGAAACAAGTTAAATATTGGTAATATTCGTTGAATATTTAGGTCGCTATACACACAATAATTACGCTGTTTTCAAAAGAAAATGCGTATCTCGCATTATTACATACAAGCTGATGTACAGTTAACTATTTATAAactatatataaatacataaaaatctGTTTGAAGACATGTCAATGATATATTAAAAGTACcaagtgtaaaataaatactgcatttgaaaataaattggcAATAAGCGCTGTTGCCATAAAACTTTTCTAGGAACTCGTAAATGCTCAATTACAATTGCTATCATGTAGAAAGTCTTTTGAAACATTCAATTACAATACGAATTATAAAAAACATTCGTTAATTAAATGATTAGAAAATAGAGTTACATTATTACAATACGGTAAAAAAGCACAAATTTTGTGATAAGCACACAATGAATGGAAAGAACGTTGAATCATACACAACCATACTCGTACCACACCGGATTGCCTGCTTTCGTATCTTTATCAACAGGAGTTTCCACAATTTCTTCTTGCTCTACATCCTTCATATCACTATTATTAAGATTCTTTGATTCATTTATAACTGCTGATACTTTGTTATATATTAAAACTGGTCGAGGTTCTACTTGCACTTCTGATCGCGGTGTTTGTTCTAGTAAAATTGAACGTCTATCATCTCCTTGTTCCTGtaacaattcatttttttgttatatgtacactcTAAAATAGTAACAAAACTAGATATGAAGAAAACAGAAGGAAAATTCATACTGGTAAATTAGCTGATGGTGGCGGCGAATCATCCGTATAATATACTGTTCTTCTAGTTCCCGGATGACCAAGGGACAATGCGTCCGATCCAAGACCTCTAGCAGATcctttcaaatataaaatatttatgttaatAAACGCAACAAtaagatatttaaaataaatatttaccagCTAGTCTATGATCCTCTGTACTACCATCGGAATCATTTCCTCCAGATTCCGATTCATATATTTTTCCTTCGGAATGTTTGGAATCTTCAGCCCAAGATCGTCGATTCTAATTCACATAACTTTTAGTATAAAACatctgaaatttattttattcaatacacatatatacattcatttatttaccTTATTAAGAAACTCTGATGCTTTGCGAACTCTTCGTACTAAATTCGATCCAAATCCTttcctttaaaaaatatatgaaaaatattaaaaattagcgcaaaataattattttgaaatacatatataaattaaCGTATAACTTACTTTTTTGCAGTACAACTTTCTAGCTTTTTGTAATGCTCCATGATTTTAtcttctaatttttctttttgtcgGTATAGATAATTTACTGTGTCTCTGTAATAAAAGTACTCAGTTAAGATATCAATCTAAAGTAAATATAACTTGTTAACAATCAATTTTTCAGAACACTTACgtatacattttttcttcCATGTGATAATGCTCTTTATCTTCAAGAGAATGAGTTAAAAGTTCATGATATTGACTAAATAACAAACTAATGTGATCCATTAAGGATCGTCTATCGTTATCTAAACCGGAATTCATGTGTAGTAACACctacaataaaaataacgtAAGGATACAATGATTTAAAACATATTAATTAGTAcactattaaataaaaatttattcgtaCTTCACAACGTTGATTTAGTTTATTCACTTGAAGTTCTAAATTCGAACATCTTTCATCTTTGGTGCTAAGTTCTCCTTGCATCTCTGTTAATTTAAGACTTAATCGatttgtttcaattttattttttctataatcTTCTTGCAAATTTCTATATTCCATTTTCAACTTTTCTGTAGCAGTGTATAAATTTCGGAAGTCATCctaaagttattaaaattacatattaGATTTAGAATCAATATATAACCATCTTATAAAAAGCAATTAGGTGATTGACTACCTTTAATTTCGAATGTTCTCCtcgtaaattatttaaactcTTCGCGTCATTTACTAATGATTCTTTTTCAGTTTGCAATAGTTTGTTTTTCTCTTTGATTCCTTCATAAGACTCGCGTAACATTctgatttcatttttcacatcTCGTAGACTTGATTTCAGAGTATCATGTTCatggaataaattttcatactCGTTATTCAACTGTTCATGTAAAGATTGCAAAGTGACTTGATCGTGAACAAGTTTTGCATGAGTCTGCTGTTGTGAACTGCGTTGTTTCAgcaattcttctttttcagcGACAAGCTGCGAATTGGCAAGTTGTAAGGCTGTATGTTGAGCTGCCAATGAATTGTTTTGAGATTGTAACGTTGTAATCTGCACTTGAAGCTTTGCATGTTCAGATAGTAAATTCTCTGATGCTGTTTGCGCGGTAGCtaatttcatttgtaaatGCTCTTGCTCCTTTTTGAGCGATTCTACCGTTGCTTCTAATGTGCTATGAAGATTACCAGTTTCATTGCTCTCAAAAGTCTTAGATTCTGGTATCGATTTGTCACAGCAACAAGAATCATTTGATTCTTGTACGTAACTAACGACTTCCGGAATTTGTGCGattttttttagaatattGTCCAAGGGAAGTGACAACAACGTGTTATCACTAAACCCAAGTTTCTCTAAAACAGTATATAATTGTTGAGTGTTCAATTTTTCAGCTACTAAATTAGATTGTAAAATCTCTAATGTTTCTCTATCAATAGCAGCTCGCGAATCCAGTTCCTTGCTAGACCTTTCAATCTCTTGCAACCTTGAAATCTGTGTAACAGAATCATGAAGATCCTGTTCAAGTTGCATTACTTTTCTCTCCAAAACTTCAATACTATTTGCTGCTTTATCTAATGCGACATCCTTTTCCTCTATAGTTTCCCGGTAACGATGAATATCACGTTGTGCTatgtctttctctttttcagtTACCACAAGTTTTGACTCAAGATCAAGACACTtggaattaatttcttttatattattttcaacaatttttaattcttcaacTTTCTGGTTTGCAACTTCGAAATTACGTTCTAAGTCATCTGCACGTCTTTGTACACTTTCCAACAAAGTTTGAACTCGTTGTTTTTCTTTCACTGCCGTATCGTAATTTTTTTCCAACTCTATCACTTTTACATGTTGAACCTGAAATTCTTGTTGTTGTTTCTCGGATGCAactttttgatttttcaacgAGTTATGTAGCTTTTTGTTCTCGTCCAATGCTTGCTTCCATACTAATTCCAAATCTGAATTTTGTTGCGTCAACCTTTCAATATTATCATTTAATGattcaatttttaacgatagcttctttttctccttttctaaTTCTAGAACACGAGATGAATTTTcgtgaaatgaattttcttttaaggAATCTATTAAGGTAACTAGTCGACGGttttctaattctaattttaatgcTCTTGTTTGTGCATTATTTGTCAATTGCTCGGATAATCTGTTATCAGTGTGtgctaaataaaatttaaatatatgttaaatttatatatactGAACAGGTAAATAGAATTTtgcattaaatataataatttattaccaGGTTCTTCAGTATCACTTATAGAATCAGCTAGTGCAGCTTCATTTGCAGCAGCTTTTGTTAATTTCTGCAACTGAGTGTTTTCTTCGACTAATTCTTGGTACTTTTCTTTATCGGCTGCTCGTTcctaaaaaatgtaattatacAAAGGAATTAAATCTGCAAACTTCACTTTCTCTATATGTACACGTACCAATGCCATGTCATTCAATAACtgtttgtatttaataatttcagacTCAAGTTCTAATACTTTGTCTGCTCTTCTTCGTGACGAATTCAATTGATCTTCAAGCATTTCCCTGGTTTCCATTAAAAccctaaaataaataaatgatgtCTAACATAAAGAAAACTTGATGAAGTTATATTCTATGACATGCACCTATTGCAAAGTACCTGTTATCTTCACGTAATTCTTCTATCCgagttttataaaattctatgTCTGTAAGTTTCTCCCTGTATCTTACTACTTCTAATTCTAATCGATCGGCACGATCAGCTCTTTCAATTACTGCATCTAATTCGTCTCTATAAGATTTTGCTGTGCGTGCTTCATGCATCAATTCCTGATTCTAAAATACaacagaaatttaataaaaatatgtatttatgcTACTTCTCGCGTTCTTAAAATGCAGATCATCTTACCTCTTgctttaatttatttactaaCATTTTATGATATTCAAGTTCTTCTTTACATTCTAATAAAGCTTCAGTTTTCTCCTCCCTATAAACAATTcatagagaaaaaaattaactGACATAGgaattattatacaattaattGCAGTACATACAATTCTTGTCTTTGTTTTCTAACTCTTGATTTCCAATCAGCTAATTCAACTGCATAATGATGATTATCTTCATTTTCTGATTTAATAACAAGATTAGATTGttgtattttgtttatttcttcGGGTTCCCCGCTAATGGACGAGTCGTTTCCTTCGACGTTTTCGTTTATAACAGTATTTCTCCATTTCTATTATTCAATCAAAATGTCATTAGTATGGTGCTTTCTttaatgataatattaattgcaTAAAACATACCTGACGATACAAATCCAATTCTTGagtcaatttttttatttgcccAAATAAACAACCCATATTTACATTTTCCATTGCATCTTGAGTAATAACTATATCTTGATGATCAGTTACCTGTTAACATATTACATTTGAATATGATTCACTacaatttattgttaaataatatgAATCAAATATACTGGAAAGCATACTTGTTTAATACAGTCCACTATTGCAAGCTGAGTGTCAACATTCAATGTTTTTATGTTtgtaatgaatttttctttattaggACATTGTACAGCACAACCAAGGAGtaacagtaataataatttcatttctgcaacATAATGTTCTGGTTCTTTGCCTAAATTTACTGTATCTGGTAACCTTAGAACTAAATGTCCTAATTCCTCTTCATAAAACTGTTTCATATTATCTACCACAGCTCTTAAGTTTTTTGTGCGAATCAATGAATTTCCTTCTGGAGGGACTATTTCATCACGTATAGGTTCTGGATCTCTATGATTTATAAACATATCAAATGTTATATGTTTTGtatgtttgaaaaaaaattgatatgCATCAAAGTACTTACATTTGCAAAAATACATTATGCAATAATACACCGTCTACTAGATCATAATAACTGGTTAAGGAATTAGGATCCTCTAGGCAACTGGTGAactattataaaaaaaatttcaaatatacacttaaagatattaaaagtttcttttgaaaataataacatctaataattatattacagaTCTTACCCAAGTCACCAATGGTCCAGATAATAAATCATCAATTTCAGAAGAAGCCATTTTTATGGGTTCTCAcattaattattgaaacaatatttcataaatgaccctaacatttctttttacaaaatagATACATGTATACAGATAAATGcaaattgttgaaattttttaatgcttcttttctaaaatttaattaatgaaacaacTGGTAAAAATATTAAGATATATTTTGGcgatttgattaaaaatacattattacatatttctttcatATGTATTGAAATGTCATAATAAAAGTAGTCTAAATCTAAAAGCAAAAGTCCATAAATTACATTTCTATgatgtataaaaaaatgttagcAGTATGATgcaaacaaatattttaatatttctcattaacatttaattaaacCTCTATTTAGTTTATTCAGTGTGCTCAGTATATGTAGTTTAAATACATTTCACTATTATGTATTTAGCAACAAGAGAAAATACAACCATGcaattttgaatttctgtTCAATGTTAAATATgctatttaatttatttaatacattatcAGCATTTAGTTAAAGTGCGTACAACATCATACAACCTTTTCAAACACTTTATAGaaacataaaaagaaattaaaacacCTAAATGTAAATGATTAAACTGTATAAACAAAACTAACATCTAGCCAATTCAGGTAGCATATACACACAATGCATACATTACAAAAATTGTTGCAGCGCCATCTAATCTGTAATTACaagaattacaaaatttatttggTTTTACTTTTACATCTTataaataatcaaaatattgCAATACATGCACTACTCAAATCAAACCTATTTGaatatgtttatttattaaaactgTACTTGTATACACATGTTCATTTGTTAGCTATATagcaaatataattttataatatacattttcccttattaacaaattaatttttacaagCAGGTTACATATATGTTAAAATTAATGTCCAATGTAAACAAGTTATTGCTTTTCTATTAAGTTTGTAATATTGAATTCTTAATGAGTCTTAACTATTaagaataatgatattttaataaagaattttcaaaaatagaaaggtcGAGCGCGTGTTGGCTTCAATGAAAGTGTAAATACCGACACGTATACAGGTAAAAGTATATAACCGTATGTGTAAATCTGGGAAAAAGAAAGACACGTTGGCTATTGCGTGAAGCAACGTAGCCTCagacttttttaaataatgattcagtttattacattataatttttaatactcTTTTAATACATCCTCGGTACATTAATGTAGTGAACTCTATTTTGTTTGATACATTTTTACTTAAGgtaatttatatattgtaataCAT comes from Osmia bicornis bicornis chromosome 4, iOsmBic2.1, whole genome shotgun sequence and encodes:
- the LOC114875710 gene encoding girdin; this encodes MASSEIDDLLSGPLVTWFTSCLEDPNSLTSYYDLVDGVLLHNVFLQIDPEPIRDEIVPPEGNSLIRTKNLRAVVDNMKQFYEEELGHLVLRLPDTVNLGKEPEHYVAEMKLLLLLLLGCAVQCPNKEKFITNIKTLNVDTQLAIVDCIKQVTDHQDIVITQDAMENVNMGCLFGQIKKLTQELDLYRQKWRNTVINENVEGNDSSISGEPEEINKIQQSNLVIKSENEDNHHYAVELADWKSRVRKQRQELEEKTEALLECKEELEYHKMLVNKLKQENQELMHEARTAKSYRDELDAVIERADRADRLELEVVRYREKLTDIEFYKTRIEELREDNRVLMETREMLEDQLNSSRRRADKVLELESEIIKYKQLLNDMALERAADKEKYQELVEENTQLQKLTKAAANEAALADSISDTEEPAHTDNRLSEQLTNNAQTRALKLELENRRLVTLIDSLKENSFHENSSRVLELEKEKKKLSLKIESLNDNIERLTQQNSDLELVWKQALDENKKLHNSLKNQKVASEKQQQEFQVQHVKVIELEKNYDTAVKEKQRVQTLLESVQRRADDLERNFEVANQKVEELKIVENNIKEINSKCLDLESKLVVTEKEKDIAQRDIHRYRETIEEKDVALDKAANSIEVLERKVMQLEQDLHDSVTQISRLQEIERSSKELDSRAAIDRETLEILQSNLVAEKLNTQQLYTVLEKLGFSDNTLLSLPLDNILKKIAQIPEVVSYVQESNDSCCCDKSIPESKTFESNETGNLHSTLEATVESLKKEQEHLQMKLATAQTASENLLSEHAKLQVQITTLQSQNNSLAAQHTALQLANSQLVAEKEELLKQRSSQQQTHAKLVHDQVTLQSLHEQLNNEYENLFHEHDTLKSSLRDVKNEIRMLRESYEGIKEKNKLLQTEKESLVNDAKSLNNLRGEHSKLKDDFRNLYTATEKLKMEYRNLQEDYRKNKIETNRLSLKLTEMQGELSTKDERCSNLELQVNKLNQRCEVLLHMNSGLDNDRRSLMDHISLLFSQYHELLTHSLEDKEHYHMEEKMYTDTVNYLYRQKEKLEDKIMEHYKKLESCTAKKKGFGSNLVRRVRKASEFLNKNRRSWAEDSKHSEGKIYESESGGNDSDGSTEDHRLAGSARGLGSDALSLGHPGTRRTVYYTDDSPPPSANLPEQGDDRRSILLEQTPRSEVQVEPRPVLIYNKVSAVINESKNLNNSDMKDVEQEEIVETPVDKDTKAGNPVWYEYGCV